The proteins below come from a single Aegilops tauschii subsp. strangulata cultivar AL8/78 chromosome 6, Aet v6.0, whole genome shotgun sequence genomic window:
- the LOC109784543 gene encoding putative F-box/LRR-repeat protein 22 — protein sequence MPPLARASQRSRYSKKRAPSERDWAELHQDLISCILHRLDQAELLIGGVAGVCRSWRRTTREEPELWRRIDLRGGLWFVPPFRREWSLETMVWEALWLGAGQCEAFLCERVDDHILLILAER from the coding sequence ATGCCGCCGCTGGCGAGGGCATCACAGCGAAGCCGGTATTCCAAGAAAAGGGCGCCGTCGGAGAGGGACTGGGCGGAGCTGCACCAGGACCTGATCTCGTGCATCCTCCACAGGCTGGACCAGGCCGAGCTCCTGATCGGCGGCGTGGCAGGCGTGTGCCGTTCATGGCGCCGCACCACCCGAGAGGAGCCGGAGCTGTGGCGCCGCATCGACCTGCGCGGCGGCCTGTGGTTCGTCCCACCGTTTCGTCGCGAGTGGAGCCTCGAGACAATGGTGTGGGAGGCCCTGTGGCTCGGCGCCGGCCAGTGCGAGGCCTTCCTGTGCGAGCGCGTCGACGACCACATCCTCCTCATCCTCGCCGAGCGGTAA